Proteins encoded in a region of the Mycolicibacterium duvalii genome:
- a CDS encoding chorismate mutase, with translation MFSSCARWTVIATAVAALLSPVVVSVAAAQPQSPLTELVDATARRLEVAEPVALAKFGNGQPVKDPQREQQVIDTVIAEATTLGADPAVVATVFRDQIDASVAIQYARMSQWTLDPATVPATAGDLAASRAVLDAVNREMVTRLVEQRGVLTSPLCAVELDRARAAVAQARAFDPLYRRALEVATRNYCR, from the coding sequence ATGTTCAGTTCATGCGCACGCTGGACCGTCATCGCGACGGCGGTGGCCGCGTTGCTTTCCCCCGTTGTGGTTTCGGTCGCCGCCGCCCAACCCCAGAGCCCGCTGACCGAACTGGTCGACGCGACGGCCCGCCGTCTCGAAGTCGCCGAACCGGTCGCGCTGGCCAAGTTCGGAAACGGCCAGCCGGTCAAAGACCCGCAGCGCGAACAACAGGTGATCGACACCGTCATCGCCGAAGCGACCACGCTGGGCGCCGACCCGGCCGTCGTCGCGACGGTCTTCCGCGACCAGATCGACGCGTCGGTGGCCATTCAATACGCCCGGATGTCGCAGTGGACGCTGGACCCGGCGACCGTCCCGGCCACCGCCGGGGACCTCGCCGCCTCCCGCGCTGTCCTCGACGCTGTGAACCGCGAAATGGTCACCCGGCTCGTCGAGCAGCGCGGAGTGCTGACCTCGCCGCTCTGTGCCGTCGAACTCGACCGGGCCCGGGCCGCCGTCGCCCAGGCCCGCGCGTTCGACCCGCTGTACCGGCGGGCGCTCGAGGTCGCCACCCGCAACTACTGCCGCTGA
- a CDS encoding TetR/AcrR family transcriptional regulator, whose product MTRASASKTADDRNGFRQRLLDALEASIAEDGYAKTTVAGIVRRARTSRRTFYEHFDSREACFVELLSGANADQIRQISEAVDASAPWQKQVRQAVEAWIATGEARSALMLSWIRDVPALGAAARGLQRDAMEAFIAMVGSITATDEFRSAGVSPISRPRVIMLLGGLRELTAITVEEGGRLGDVTEEAVEASIAMLSQHGPA is encoded by the coding sequence ATGACACGCGCTTCCGCTTCGAAGACCGCCGACGACCGCAACGGGTTCCGGCAGCGGCTGCTCGACGCGCTGGAAGCCTCAATCGCCGAGGACGGTTACGCCAAGACGACCGTCGCCGGCATCGTGCGCCGGGCCCGCACGTCGCGGCGCACCTTCTACGAGCACTTCGACAGCCGGGAAGCCTGCTTCGTCGAGTTGCTCTCCGGCGCCAACGCCGACCAGATCCGTCAGATCTCCGAGGCCGTCGACGCCAGTGCACCCTGGCAGAAGCAGGTCCGGCAGGCCGTCGAGGCTTGGATCGCCACCGGCGAGGCCCGCTCGGCGTTGATGCTCAGCTGGATTCGCGACGTGCCGGCGCTCGGCGCGGCGGCCCGCGGGCTGCAGCGCGACGCGATGGAGGCGTTCATCGCGATGGTCGGGTCGATCACCGCGACCGACGAGTTCCGGTCGGCCGGCGTGAGTCCGATCTCCCGCCCGCGGGTCATCATGCTGCTCGGCGGTCTGCGTGAGCTGACGGCCATCACCGTCGAGGAGGGCGGCCGCCTCGGTGACGTCACCGAGGAGGCCGTCGAGGCCTCCATCGCGATGCTCAGCCAGCACGGGCCCGCTTGA
- a CDS encoding TetR/AcrR family transcriptional regulator, producing the protein MARPAHTARSERTREALRQAAVVRFLAQGVEETSAEQIAADAGVSLRTFYRHFASKHDLLFADYDAGLQWFRAALADRAPGESIIESVQSAIMASPYEDWAVTKIAALRAHELDPGRIVRHIRQVEADFADAIDEHLAGADPPPSGTAERMRLTVTARCIAAAVFGAMEVWMLGEDRSLGELDRLCRDALHLLRRGVEEPA; encoded by the coding sequence ATGGCCCGACCCGCGCACACCGCGCGCAGCGAGCGAACCCGAGAGGCGTTGCGACAGGCCGCCGTGGTGCGGTTCCTGGCCCAGGGGGTGGAGGAGACGTCGGCCGAGCAGATCGCCGCCGACGCCGGAGTTTCGCTGCGGACCTTCTACCGCCACTTCGCGTCCAAGCACGACCTGTTGTTCGCCGACTACGACGCCGGGCTGCAGTGGTTTCGGGCCGCGCTGGCCGACCGGGCCCCGGGCGAGTCGATCATCGAATCGGTGCAGTCGGCGATCATGGCCTCGCCGTACGAGGACTGGGCCGTCACCAAGATCGCGGCGCTGCGGGCTCACGAGCTCGACCCCGGCCGGATCGTGCGCCACATCCGCCAGGTGGAGGCCGACTTCGCCGACGCGATCGACGAGCATCTGGCCGGCGCCGATCCGCCGCCGTCCGGCACCGCCGAACGCATGCGGCTGACCGTGACGGCCCGGTGCATCGCCGCGGCGGTGTTCGGGGCGATGGAGGTGTGGATGCTCGGTGAGGACCGCTCGCTGGGCGAGCTGGATCGGTTGTGCCGCGACGCGCTGCACTTGTTGCGCCGCGGTGTCGAAGAGCCCGCCTGA
- a CDS encoding phytoene desaturase family protein, which produces MTEFDAIVIGAGHNGLTAAALLQRAGLATLCLDAKRYAGGMASTVELFDGFRFEIAGSVQVPTAAAVSDALALGELPTLDLDVMSVQLRGIGDDPVVYYTDPVKLLTHLNDVHGADAVAGMAALMEWCQAPTRALGRFDAARPPRTLDEMYACAATTSERQAITDILFGSVSDVLDRYLPDREKHGALRGMLAFLAVNTTFRGPQTPGSAAALAFGLAVPDENATLIKKFRGGMGAVTEHLLRLFTESGGELRLRSTVEQITVDHGRVTGVRLDTGDTVSAPVVISAVAPDLTVNRLVEPTAVPPEVRQRFSRIDHRGSYLQMHFALDGPPTFAEPYQILNDPGYQSAIGLFSTPEELQQQWEDAQHGIVPADPAIALQIPSANDPGLAPPGKHAASAFALWFPLTEERAGYGEMKTEMGRRVIDKITRLAPDFDSLILRHTTFTPRHMATMFGALEGDYCHGLIHPEQMGPNRPGPKGYLDQPIPIEGLLLASAGCHGGPGITFIPGYNAAAQILTG; this is translated from the coding sequence ATGACGGAGTTCGACGCGATCGTCATCGGTGCCGGACACAACGGCTTGACGGCCGCGGCGCTGTTGCAGCGGGCCGGGCTGGCCACGTTATGTCTGGACGCCAAGCGGTACGCCGGCGGCATGGCCTCGACGGTGGAGTTGTTTGACGGCTTCCGGTTCGAGATCGCCGGCTCGGTGCAGGTGCCGACGGCCGCTGCGGTCAGTGACGCGCTCGCACTCGGCGAGCTTCCCACCCTGGACCTCGACGTGATGTCGGTGCAGCTGCGCGGGATCGGCGACGACCCCGTGGTGTACTACACCGACCCGGTCAAGCTGCTCACCCATCTCAACGACGTGCACGGCGCCGACGCGGTTGCCGGGATGGCGGCGCTGATGGAGTGGTGCCAGGCGCCCACGCGAGCGCTCGGCCGGTTCGACGCGGCCCGCCCACCCCGCACCCTCGATGAGATGTACGCCTGTGCGGCAACAACTTCCGAGCGGCAGGCAATCACCGACATATTGTTCGGCTCGGTCAGCGACGTGCTCGACCGCTACCTTCCCGACCGCGAGAAGCACGGCGCACTGCGCGGCATGCTGGCCTTCCTGGCCGTCAACACCACGTTTCGGGGGCCGCAGACGCCCGGCAGTGCTGCTGCGCTGGCCTTCGGTCTGGCCGTGCCGGACGAGAACGCCACCCTGATCAAGAAGTTCCGCGGCGGTATGGGGGCGGTCACCGAACACCTGCTGCGCCTGTTCACCGAATCCGGTGGGGAGCTGCGACTGCGCAGCACCGTCGAGCAGATCACCGTCGACCACGGTCGCGTCACCGGGGTCCGCCTGGACACCGGTGACACGGTGAGCGCACCGGTGGTCATCTCGGCCGTCGCTCCGGATCTCACCGTCAACCGGCTCGTCGAACCCACCGCCGTCCCACCCGAGGTCCGACAACGGTTTTCACGCATCGACCATCGCGGCAGCTATCTGCAGATGCACTTCGCGCTGGACGGGCCGCCGACCTTCGCCGAGCCCTACCAGATCCTCAACGACCCCGGATACCAGTCCGCGATCGGTCTTTTCAGCACGCCTGAGGAACTGCAGCAGCAATGGGAGGACGCGCAGCACGGCATCGTGCCGGCCGACCCCGCGATCGCGCTGCAGATCCCGTCGGCCAACGACCCGGGTCTCGCGCCGCCCGGCAAGCATGCCGCGTCGGCGTTCGCGCTGTGGTTCCCGCTGACCGAGGAGCGAGCCGGCTACGGCGAGATGAAGACCGAGATGGGCCGCCGGGTGATCGACAAGATCACCCGGCTGGCGCCGGACTTCGACAGCCTGATCCTGCGGCACACCACCTTCACACCCAGACACATGGCCACGATGTTCGGGGCGCTTGAAGGCGACTACTGTCACGGGCTTATCCACCCGGAGCAGATGGGGCCCAACCGGCCTGGACCCAAAGGCTATCTGGATCAACCGATTCCGATCGAGGGCCTGCTGCTGGCCAGCGCGGGGTGCCACGGCGGGCCCGGGATCACCTTCATCCCGGGATACAACGCGGCAGCGCAGATCCTCACCGGGTAG
- a CDS encoding SRPBCC family protein, protein MATRDSREVVIEATPEQILDVIADVENTPSWSPQYQQADVLERYDNGQPKKVKMKVKAAGLTDEQVLEYTWGTDKVTWTLVSAGQLKAQDAGYTLTPDGDKTRVRFDMEIDLAVPLPGFVLKRALKGGMETATDGLRKQVHKVVKG, encoded by the coding sequence ATGGCAACCCGAGACTCCCGCGAGGTCGTGATCGAAGCGACGCCCGAGCAGATCCTCGACGTCATCGCCGACGTCGAGAACACCCCGTCGTGGTCCCCGCAGTATCAGCAGGCCGACGTACTGGAACGCTACGACAACGGCCAGCCCAAGAAGGTCAAGATGAAGGTCAAGGCGGCCGGCCTGACCGATGAGCAGGTACTGGAATACACCTGGGGAACCGACAAGGTGACCTGGACGCTGGTGTCGGCGGGCCAGCTCAAGGCGCAGGACGCCGGTTACACGTTGACGCCAGACGGAGACAAGACCCGCGTGCGCTTCGACATGGAAATCGACCTGGCCGTACCGCTGCCCGGATTCGTGCTGAAGCGGGCGCTCAAGGGCGGCATGGAGACGGCCACCGACGGCCTGCGCAAACAGGTGCACAAAGTCGTCAAAGGCTGA